A genomic window from Chrysoperla carnea chromosome 3, inChrCarn1.1, whole genome shotgun sequence includes:
- the LOC123296122 gene encoding glutamyl-tRNA(Gln) amidotransferase subunit C, mitochondrial-like encodes MISSDKALKLLKSIITKQSCKSLPNRYLCDEAPTSLWNDKKMVLKLKELSYLQFTANSECYKIFDKYIEIAKDMEKKSINDVEPLEMTMEDVPILLRDDVVSESDQKKQILKNAPISERDYFAAPRNHLSIEQMELEATQSGKEITFKEPEKERNPS; translated from the coding sequence atgatttcaaGTGATAAAgcacttaaattattaaaatctattatCACAAAACAAAGTTGTAAATCTCTTCCAAACCGATATCTTTGCGACGAGGCGCCTACATCTTTAtggaatgataaaaaaatggttctaaaattgaaagaattatCATACTTACAGTTTACAGCAAATTCTgagtgttataaaatatttgacaagTATATAGAAATAGCTAAGGACATGGAAAAGAAAAGTATTAATGATGTAGAACCATTAGAAATGACCATGGAAGATGTACCTATATTACTTCGAGATGATGTAGTGAGTGAATCCGatcaaaagaaacaaatattaaagaatGCGCCTATCTCGGAAAGGGATTACTTTGCTGCACCACGCAATCATTTATCAATTGAACAGATGGAACTTGAAGCAACCCAATCCGGAAAAGAGATCACATTCAAAGAACCCGAAAAGGAACGTAATCCAAGCTAA